A genomic region of Mesorhizobium sp. NZP2077 contains the following coding sequences:
- the trbE gene encoding conjugal transfer protein TrbE, which produces MLNLSEYRGKADRLADHLPWAALVAPGIVLNKDGSVQRTLRFRGPDLESSTEAELIGICARANNALRRLGSGWTLFFEAERIEALGYPSSRFPDAASWLVDEERRAAFEGKGAHFESRYHLTLLSMPPPDAQARAESALVDSHHSEGERDWRQEMARFRDETDRVLDLLSGFMPEVRLLDDAETLTYLHDTISTRRHPVAVPETPMYLDGILVDVPLTGGLEPMLGEQHLRTLTILGFPNLTRPGILDALNHQDFAYRWMTRFIPLDKTEATKTLTRLRRQWFAKRKSIVAILREVVSNEPVPLVDSDADNKALDADEALQALGGDYVGFGYLTTTVTVWDEDRQAAAEKLRAAERIINGLGFTTIRESVNAVEAWLGSLPGHVYANVRQPLVHTLNLAHLMPLSSVWAGPAANEHLAEVTGREAPPLLIAETSGSTPFRLSSHVEDVGHMLIVGPTGAGKSVLLALIALQFRRYAGAQVYVFDKGNSARAATLAMGGEHHVLGSDGALAFQPLRNIGDQGTRSWAAEWIAGLIAHENVTLTPEVKEAIWSALNSLATAPAQERTLTGLSVLLQSNALKSALMPYTLDGPFGRLLDADDDRLALSDVQCFETEELMHSQGAVLPVLTYLFHRLEERFDGRPTLLMLDEAWVYLDNPLFAARIREWLKVLRKKNVSVIFATQSLADIAGSAIAPAIIESCPQRIFLPNDRAVEPQARTAYERFGLNDRQIELIARATPKRHYYLQSRCGNSLFELGLGPIALALCGASGPAAQSLIDRVLSEHGQDSFVFRFLGARGLDWAAELLQQFPQPTKEQSS; this is translated from the coding sequence ATGCTGAACCTTTCGGAATATCGCGGCAAGGCCGACCGGCTTGCCGACCATCTGCCCTGGGCAGCACTGGTGGCGCCCGGCATCGTGCTCAACAAGGACGGCAGCGTTCAGCGGACTCTTCGGTTTCGCGGGCCCGATCTGGAAAGCTCGACCGAAGCCGAACTCATCGGCATCTGCGCCCGGGCCAACAATGCGCTTAGACGCCTTGGCTCCGGCTGGACATTGTTTTTCGAGGCGGAGCGCATCGAAGCGCTGGGCTATCCGTCCTCGCGTTTCCCGGACGCGGCGTCATGGCTGGTTGATGAAGAACGGCGTGCTGCCTTCGAAGGCAAGGGCGCGCATTTCGAGAGCCGCTATCACCTGACCTTGCTGTCCATGCCGCCACCGGACGCCCAGGCGCGGGCGGAAAGCGCGCTCGTCGACTCGCATCATTCAGAAGGCGAAAGAGACTGGCGCCAGGAGATGGCGCGGTTCCGTGACGAGACCGACCGTGTGCTGGATCTTCTGTCGGGCTTCATGCCCGAAGTGCGTCTGCTCGATGACGCCGAGACGCTGACATACCTGCACGACACGATCTCGACCCGCCGCCATCCGGTCGCCGTGCCGGAAACGCCGATGTATCTGGACGGCATCCTGGTCGATGTGCCGCTTACCGGCGGCTTGGAGCCGATGCTGGGTGAGCAACATCTTCGCACACTTACCATCCTCGGCTTTCCGAACCTCACCCGGCCCGGAATCCTCGATGCCCTCAATCATCAGGATTTCGCCTATCGCTGGATGACGCGCTTCATTCCGCTCGACAAGACCGAGGCCACCAAGACGCTGACCCGCTTGCGCCGGCAGTGGTTTGCCAAGCGCAAATCGATCGTCGCAATCCTGCGCGAGGTTGTAAGCAACGAACCCGTTCCGCTCGTCGACAGCGACGCCGACAATAAGGCGCTCGATGCCGATGAAGCACTTCAGGCGTTGGGCGGCGATTATGTCGGCTTCGGGTATCTCACTACAACGGTGACGGTATGGGACGAGGATCGCCAAGCCGCCGCTGAGAAACTTCGCGCGGCCGAGCGCATCATCAATGGGCTCGGGTTCACCACCATCCGCGAAAGCGTCAATGCGGTCGAAGCCTGGCTCGGCTCGCTGCCGGGTCATGTCTATGCCAACGTTCGTCAGCCGCTCGTTCACACGCTGAACCTTGCCCATCTCATGCCGCTTTCCTCGGTGTGGGCCGGTCCTGCGGCGAACGAGCATCTGGCTGAAGTCACTGGACGAGAGGCCCCGCCGCTCCTCATCGCCGAAACCAGCGGGTCGACTCCGTTCCGGCTTTCTTCCCATGTCGAAGATGTCGGCCACATGCTGATCGTTGGACCCACCGGCGCCGGAAAATCGGTGCTGCTTGCCCTGATCGCCCTGCAGTTTCGTCGCTATGCCGGCGCGCAGGTCTATGTCTTCGACAAAGGCAATTCGGCGCGCGCGGCAACGCTCGCGATGGGTGGAGAGCATCATGTCTTGGGTTCGGACGGTGCGCTTGCCTTCCAGCCACTGCGCAATATCGGTGATCAGGGTACGCGCAGCTGGGCAGCTGAATGGATCGCCGGCCTGATTGCCCATGAGAACGTCACCCTCACGCCGGAGGTGAAGGAGGCGATCTGGTCGGCGCTCAACAGCCTCGCCACCGCGCCGGCGCAGGAGCGCACACTGACGGGTCTGTCGGTCCTGCTTCAGTCCAATGCGCTGAAGTCCGCCTTAATGCCCTACACGCTCGACGGTCCCTTCGGCCGATTGCTCGATGCCGACGACGATCGGCTGGCCCTGTCGGATGTGCAGTGCTTCGAGACCGAGGAGCTGATGCATAGCCAAGGCGCTGTGCTGCCTGTGCTCACCTATCTCTTCCATCGCCTTGAGGAGCGGTTCGACGGGCGACCGACGCTGCTCATGCTCGACGAGGCCTGGGTCTATCTCGACAATCCGCTTTTTGCTGCCCGCATCCGCGAATGGCTGAAGGTGCTGCGAAAGAAGAACGTATCGGTAATCTTCGCCACGCAGTCGCTTGCCGACATCGCCGGCTCTGCAATAGCGCCGGCGATCATCGAGAGCTGCCCACAGCGCATTTTTCTCCCCAATGATCGTGCCGTGGAACCGCAGGCACGGACTGCCTATGAGCGCTTCGGTCTCAACGACCGGCAGATTGAACTGATCGCCCGGGCCACGCCGAAGCGGCACTACTATTTGCAGTCGCGCTGCGGCAACAGTCTCTTCGAGCTCGGGCTCGGCCCCATCGCGCTTGCACTTTGCGGCGCCTCGGGTCCGGCCGCGCAAAGCCTGATCGACAGGGTCCTGTCCGAGCACGGGCAGGACAGCTTTGTCTTTCGCTTTCTCGGCGCCCGCGGCCTGGATTGGGCGGCCGAGCTTCTCCAGCAATTCCCTCAACCAACCAAGGAGCAATCGTCATGA
- a CDS encoding conjugal transfer protein TraG, with protein sequence MTPTKLLIGQIAIVFAIVLLGVWAATQWCAHMLAFQEQLGAPWFVAAGWPIYEPWKLLEWWFQFDAYAPEVFDKAGMLAGTSGFMGCAAAIAGSLWRARQRGLVTTYGSSRWAATREIEEAGLFQPAGVFLGKLKDRYLRHDGPEHVMAFAPTRSGKGVGLVVPTLLSWSGSAVIHDIKGENWQLSSGWRSRFSHCLLFNPTDPRSARYNPLLEVRKGSDEIRDVQNIADILVDPEGALERRNHWEKTSHSLLVGAILHVLYAEEEKTLARVATFLSDPQRSFAATLRRMMTTNHLGAANKPQVHPVVASAAREVLNKSENERSGVLSTAMSFLGLYRDPTVAAVTSDCDWRIADLMDAEWPMSLYLVVPPSDISRTKPLVRLILNQIGRRLTERLEGDPKKSRKHQLLMMLDEFPALGRLDFFETALAFMAGYGIRAYLIAQSLNQISKAYGDNNAILDNCHLRIAFSSNDERTAKRISDALGTATELRSMRNYAGHRLAPWLSHVMVSRQETARPLLTPGEVMQLPPADELVLVSGLPPIRAKKLRYYEDHNFTERVLPSPVLRDGPYADCPMSRPDDWTGQVRGVDRRLASDDESAGAALADEGGVQQQRHPGLPEEHTAVTQEPDQDDLSRPADDDSEAMADKRVMDRISTVAGAYGINEGRGDDKDIVPGF encoded by the coding sequence GTGACGCCCACGAAGCTTCTGATTGGGCAGATCGCCATTGTGTTCGCCATCGTTCTCCTCGGCGTGTGGGCTGCCACGCAATGGTGCGCTCATATGCTAGCCTTTCAGGAACAACTCGGCGCGCCATGGTTTGTCGCGGCTGGCTGGCCGATCTACGAGCCGTGGAAACTGTTGGAATGGTGGTTCCAATTCGATGCCTATGCGCCCGAGGTATTCGACAAGGCGGGCATGCTTGCGGGCACCAGTGGATTCATGGGCTGTGCCGCTGCGATCGCTGGTTCCCTCTGGCGCGCGCGCCAGCGCGGCTTGGTCACCACCTATGGCTCCTCTCGATGGGCGGCGACGCGGGAGATCGAGGAAGCAGGGCTGTTTCAGCCGGCAGGCGTCTTCCTCGGCAAACTGAAGGACCGGTATCTGCGTCATGACGGGCCTGAGCACGTCATGGCCTTTGCGCCGACACGTTCCGGCAAGGGCGTCGGACTGGTTGTCCCAACCCTTCTCTCCTGGTCCGGCTCGGCCGTCATTCACGACATCAAAGGCGAGAACTGGCAGCTGAGCTCCGGCTGGCGGTCGAGGTTCTCGCATTGCCTTTTGTTCAATCCGACTGATCCGCGATCGGCCCGCTACAACCCGCTGCTGGAGGTACGCAAAGGTTCGGACGAGATTCGCGATGTCCAAAACATCGCCGACATTCTAGTCGATCCGGAAGGCGCGCTGGAGCGGCGGAATCATTGGGAGAAGACCAGTCATTCACTCCTGGTCGGCGCTATCTTGCACGTGCTCTACGCCGAAGAGGAAAAGACTCTTGCCCGCGTCGCCACCTTTCTCTCGGACCCGCAACGCTCGTTTGCCGCGACTTTGCGGCGAATGATGACGACCAACCATCTCGGCGCGGCCAATAAGCCTCAGGTCCATCCCGTCGTGGCCTCGGCGGCACGAGAGGTGTTGAACAAATCGGAGAACGAACGTTCAGGCGTCCTCTCGACCGCCATGTCTTTTCTCGGCCTCTACCGTGATCCGACCGTGGCGGCGGTAACATCGGACTGCGACTGGCGCATTGCCGATCTGATGGATGCGGAGTGGCCGATGTCGCTCTATCTGGTCGTGCCGCCATCGGACATCTCGCGCACCAAGCCCCTGGTGCGACTGATCCTGAACCAGATCGGCAGGCGGCTGACGGAGCGCCTCGAGGGTGACCCAAAGAAGAGCCGCAAGCATCAACTGCTGATGATGCTGGATGAGTTTCCGGCGCTCGGTCGCCTCGACTTCTTTGAGACCGCGCTCGCGTTTATGGCCGGTTACGGAATTCGTGCCTACTTGATCGCGCAATCGTTGAACCAGATCTCCAAAGCGTATGGCGACAACAACGCCATTCTGGACAACTGCCATTTGCGAATTGCCTTTTCCTCCAATGATGAGCGCACGGCCAAGCGAATCTCGGACGCGCTTGGCACTGCCACGGAACTCAGATCCATGCGCAACTATGCGGGCCACCGGCTGGCACCTTGGCTCTCGCATGTCATGGTGAGCCGCCAGGAAACCGCCCGCCCGCTGCTGACACCGGGCGAGGTGATGCAATTGCCGCCCGCGGACGAACTGGTGCTGGTTTCGGGATTGCCCCCCATCCGGGCCAAAAAGCTGCGATACTATGAGGATCACAATTTCACCGAGCGGGTGCTGCCTTCGCCGGTGTTGCGCGACGGACCCTACGCGGACTGCCCGATGTCGCGGCCGGACGATTGGACTGGGCAAGTACGCGGCGTCGACCGTCGTCTTGCGTCTGACGATGAAAGCGCTGGCGCCGCGCTTGCGGACGAGGGAGGTGTTCAGCAGCAGCGCCATCCTGGCCTACCCGAAGAACATACCGCCGTCACCCAGGAACCGGACCAGGACGATCTGTCCAGACCCGCAGACGATGATAGCGAGGCGATGGCGGACAAGCGCGTCATGGACCGGATCTCCACCGTCGCAGGTGCCTATGGCATCAACGAGGGAAGGGGCGATGATAAGGATATCGTCCCCGGCTTCTGA
- the trbJ gene encoding P-type conjugative transfer protein TrbJ — protein MMRRRFLSGLITLSLIAKPMADYVQPAYALIVFDPSNYAQNVLTAACSLEQINNQIQSLQNQATVLQNMARNLQSLDFSSVGQLTGSLQRIDGLMDQASGLSFDLNKLQDQWRNQYPESYDATIKVSDVASAARDRWHSAMQAFRQTMGVQSQIVENVRGDGDLLADLVNRSQGAAGALQASQATNQLLALSTKQQMQIQTLLATQFRAEAEDAARKAQSEEAARETTKRFLGTGTAYPGN, from the coding sequence ATGATGCGGCGCCGCTTTCTCTCGGGCCTGATCACCCTTTCGTTGATCGCCAAGCCGATGGCCGACTACGTGCAGCCGGCCTACGCGCTCATCGTGTTCGATCCGTCGAACTACGCACAGAACGTGCTCACGGCGGCGTGCTCGCTGGAGCAGATCAACAACCAGATCCAGTCGCTCCAGAACCAGGCGACCGTGCTGCAGAACATGGCACGCAATCTTCAGAGTCTGGATTTTTCTTCCGTGGGTCAGCTTACCGGCTCGCTCCAACGGATCGACGGTCTGATGGACCAGGCAAGTGGCCTGAGCTTTGATCTCAACAAGCTTCAGGACCAGTGGCGTAATCAATATCCGGAAAGCTACGACGCCACGATCAAGGTCAGCGATGTGGCGAGCGCCGCACGTGACCGCTGGCACAGCGCAATGCAGGCATTCCGTCAGACCATGGGTGTCCAGTCGCAGATCGTCGAGAATGTTCGCGGTGATGGCGACCTGCTTGCCGATCTCGTCAACCGCAGCCAAGGCGCGGCCGGTGCGCTTCAGGCAAGTCAGGCCACTAACCAGCTCCTTGCGCTTTCGACCAAGCAGCAGATGCAGATCCAGACGCTGCTCGCAACGCAGTTCCGCGCTGAGGCCGAGGATGCGGCGCGCAAGGCGCAGTCCGAGGAGGCCGCGCGCGAGACGACAAAGCGCTTCCTCGGCACAGGCACGGCCTATCCCGGCAACTGA
- a CDS encoding VirB3 family type IV secretion system protein produces the protein MTAGVQHIEGFEVPVHRALTEPILLGGAPRAVAILNGTVAAAIGLGLQQWIAGLVLWLGGHTLAVFAARRDPDFASVLVRHLRLRGWLAC, from the coding sequence ATGACCGCCGGAGTGCAACATATCGAGGGCTTCGAGGTTCCCGTTCACCGGGCATTGACTGAACCGATCCTGCTGGGCGGCGCGCCGCGGGCGGTGGCGATCCTCAACGGCACGGTGGCTGCGGCCATCGGACTAGGCTTGCAGCAATGGATTGCCGGGCTAGTGCTCTGGCTTGGCGGCCACACGCTCGCGGTCTTTGCCGCAAGGCGCGATCCCGACTTTGCCAGCGTGCTTGTCCGTCACCTTCGCCTGAGGGGATGGCTCGCATGCTGA
- a CDS encoding TrbC/VirB2 family protein, which translates to MRKKLRFLSFAALAFLLTVPAHAAGSGMPWEQPLQQILESVQGPVAKIVAVIIIITTGLTLAFGDTAGGFRRLIQIVFGLSIAFAASSFFLSFFSFGGGALV; encoded by the coding sequence ATGCGCAAGAAGCTCCGCTTTCTATCGTTTGCCGCGCTCGCGTTTCTTCTCACAGTTCCGGCGCACGCTGCCGGCTCCGGCATGCCTTGGGAACAGCCGCTGCAGCAGATCCTGGAATCGGTGCAGGGACCGGTCGCCAAAATCGTCGCGGTGATCATCATCATCACCACCGGCCTGACCCTTGCCTTCGGCGATACTGCCGGCGGTTTCCGCCGGCTGATTCAGATCGTCTTCGGCCTGTCGATCGCCTTCGCCGCATCGAGCTTCTTCCTCTCGTTCTTCTCCTTCGGCGGCGGGGCGCTCGTCTGA
- the trbB gene encoding P-type conjugative transfer ATPase TrbB: MSAHPEADHRRRAMLRTAMGPTITEALADPLVIEVMVNPDGALRLDRLGEGRIDTAVHMHPSEAERIIRLVASHVRAEAHADNPIVSAELPSGERFEGLLPPVVLAPCFAIRKPAAKLYTLANYVADRIMLPLQADVLIKAVRERRNILVAGGTSSGKTTLANALLAEVAECDERVILIEDTRELQCAAKDCVALRTRRGSVTLADLVRSTLRLRPDRIIVGEVRGAEALDMLKAWNTGHPGGIATVHANSARSALYRIEQLAQEAVVTVPRRLIANAIDLIVFIAGRGSSRRIDAIAEVTGLDGSGDYAVTPLTPPQLQQL; this comes from the coding sequence ATGAGCGCTCATCCAGAGGCCGACCACCGACGCCGCGCCATGCTGCGCACCGCCATGGGTCCGACGATCACTGAGGCGCTGGCCGATCCATTGGTCATCGAGGTGATGGTCAATCCCGATGGTGCGCTGCGGCTCGACCGGCTGGGAGAAGGCCGGATCGATACGGCCGTGCATATGCATCCTTCCGAGGCGGAACGCATCATCCGCCTGGTCGCTTCCCACGTGCGTGCCGAGGCGCATGCGGACAATCCGATTGTCAGCGCCGAATTGCCATCGGGCGAACGCTTCGAGGGACTGCTGCCGCCTGTCGTGCTGGCGCCTTGCTTTGCCATCCGCAAACCAGCCGCAAAGCTCTACACGCTGGCCAACTATGTTGCGGATCGCATCATGTTGCCGCTGCAGGCCGATGTGTTGATAAAGGCAGTCCGAGAACGGCGCAACATCCTTGTCGCCGGAGGCACGTCGTCGGGTAAGACGACGCTTGCCAATGCGCTGCTGGCCGAAGTCGCCGAATGCGACGAGCGAGTGATCCTCATCGAGGACACCCGCGAACTGCAATGCGCAGCAAAGGACTGCGTTGCCCTGAGAACCAGGCGGGGCTCGGTCACACTCGCCGATCTCGTGCGCTCGACGCTCCGGCTCCGCCCCGACCGCATCATCGTCGGTGAAGTCAGGGGCGCGGAAGCGCTGGACATGCTCAAGGCATGGAACACCGGGCACCCCGGCGGCATCGCCACGGTTCATGCCAATTCGGCGCGCTCTGCCCTCTATCGCATCGAGCAGCTTGCACAGGAAGCTGTCGTCACCGTGCCGCGCCGCCTCATCGCCAATGCCATCGATCTCATCGTCTTCATCGCGGGGCGCGGCTCGTCGCGCCGCATCGATGCAATCGCTGAGGTCACAGGTCTCGACGGCAGCGGCGACTACGCCGTCACCCCACTCACGCCTCCGCAACTCCAGCAACTCTGA